In Zymoseptoria tritici IPO323 chromosome 7, whole genome shotgun sequence, a single genomic region encodes these proteins:
- a CDS encoding proteasome core particle subunit beta 1, whose amino-acid sequence MINQTGMLGEDGIHIDMNHLKSGEVNLGTSIMAINFKDGVILGADSRTTTGAYIANRVTDKLTQVHDTIWCCRSGSAADTQAVADIVQYHLGMYGITNDEPPTTQTAAAIFQELCYDNKDSLSAGIIIAGWDHRHGGQVYSIPLGGSLHKQSYAIGGSGSTYIYGYCDANWKEGMDEAEGISFVKGALQEAIKWDGSSGGVIRMVVLTAKGAVRHLYLPDRGYTGPGTDKP is encoded by the exons atgatCAACCAAACCGGCATGCTCGGTGAAG ATGGCATCCACATCGACATGAACCATCTCAAATCGGGAGAGGTCAACCTCGGAACCTCGATCATGGCCATCAACTTCAAGGACGGGGTCATCTTGGGAGCAGACAGTCGAACAACCACAGGCGCATACATTGCCAACCGCGTCACGGACAAACTCACACAAGTTCACGACACGATCTGGTGCTGTCGGTCAGGCTCAGCGGCGGACACACAGGCAGTGGCGGATATTGTGCAATACCACCTGGGCATGTACGGCATCACAAACGACGAACCACCGACGACACAAACGGCCGCGGCCATCTTTCAAGAGCTGTGCTATGACAACAAGGACTCATTGAGTGCGGGCATCATCATCGCAGGGTGGGACCACAGACATGGCGGACAGGTGTACTCGATCCCGTTGGGAGGCTCTCTTCACAAGCAGTCTTACGCCATCGGCGGGTCAGGCTCGACATACATCTATGGTTACTGCGACGCCAACTGGAAGGAGGGCATGGATGAGGCGGAGGGAATCTCGTTTGTGAAGGGCGCGCTACAGGAGGCGATCAAGTGGGATGGCAGCTCGGGAGGTGTGATTCGCATGGTGGTTCTGACGGCGAAGGGTGCTGTGCGACACTTGTATCTTCCTGACAGAGGCTACACCGGGCCAGGAACCGACAAGCCATGA
- the BEM46 gene encoding alpha/beta hydrolase BEM46/Esterase/lipase/thioesterase (Predicted alpha/beta hydrolase BEM46; Esterase/lipase/thioesterase; predicted cytosolic and probably associated (bound?) to a membrane (nondetermined)) — MAESLWPWLRLPFYLSTAFVSLGGGALYYFQNEIIYPRNLPPGARKEVPQPGQFGIEDAEQLSIPTPDGETLSGFLVRPPNKSQARPITILSFHGNAGNVGHRLPIAKVLAHDLQCTTLMLEYRGYGLSTGNPSEKGLRIDAQTGLDYIRNRDDLKSSNVVIYGQSLGGAVAIDLVTQNKGKGDIKGLILENTFLSITKMIPKAIPIAKYLTPLCHEYWRSEDVISEITDIPILFLSGLQDEIVPPSHMKELFKLCRSPTVVWKELPNGDHNNSVAEPGYFSHIEDFVQWHILKR; from the exons ATGGCCGAGTCTCTCTGGCCATGGTTGAGGCTACCCTTCTATTTAAGTACAGCATTCGTGAGTCTCGGAGGTGGTGCTCTATATTACTTCCAGAA CGAAATCATATATCCAAGAAATCTGCCTCCAGGAGCCCGCAAAGAAGTCCCCCAACCAGGCCAATTCGGTATTGAAGATGCTGAGCAGCTTTCAATACCGACTCCAGACGGCGAGACTCTGAGCGGCTTCTTGGTCAGACCACCGAACAAGTCTCAAGCAAGACCAATCACGATCTTGAGCTTCCATGGCAATGCTGGAAATGTCGGCCACCGACTACCAATAGCGAAAGTGCTGGCTCACGACTTGCAATGCACGACGTTGATGCTTGAGTACCGCGGCTATGGTCTTTCGACCGGCAATCCAAGCGAGAAAGGACTTCGAATCGATGCCCAGACTGGACTCGACTACATTCGAAATCGCGATGACCTCAAGTCGAGCAACGTTGTCATCTATGGACAGAGTCTCGGTGGTGCTGTCGCTATCGATCTGGTCACGCAAAACAAAGGCAAAGGAGATATCAAAGGCCTCATTTTGGAGAATACGTTCCTAAGCATCACCAAGATGATACCAAAGGCAATACCCATAGCCAAGTATCTGACACCGCTTTGTCATGAATACTGGAGGAGTGAAGACGTCATCTCAGAGATTACAGACATTCCAATTCTGTTCTTAAGTGGTCTTCAAGACGAGATCGTGCC CCCTTCACACATGAAAGAGCTGTTCAAGCTCTGCCGCTCACCAACTGTCGTGTGGAAAGAGCTTCCCAATGGCGATCACAACAACTCTGTGGCCGAGCCTGGCTATTTCTCGCACATTGAGGATTTCGTGCAGTGGCATATCTTGAAGAGATGA